A single region of the Thioalkalivibrio nitratireducens DSM 14787 genome encodes:
- a CDS encoding peroxiredoxin family protein, protein MTTDRPPLHHRRGHPLLAAGLGCIAALAITACGSANDSTTTANAGGHAAAPAAAATGSQRVDFTLPDLNGDARQFSEWDGDLVVLNFWATWCPPCLREMPLFQDRYAQYADDGFTIVAVAIDGVDETRNFAGAHAIEFPILVGQAEAMAASSDYGNRMGVLPYSVVIDRNGVVRETHRGEVTRAELDRWLRAYL, encoded by the coding sequence ATGACGACCGACCGACCGCCGTTGCACCACCGCCGGGGCCACCCGCTGCTGGCGGCAGGCCTGGGCTGCATCGCGGCACTCGCGATAACGGCCTGTGGTAGCGCTAACGACAGCACCACAACCGCGAATGCGGGCGGCCACGCGGCGGCGCCGGCGGCCGCCGCGACCGGATCGCAGCGCGTCGACTTCACCCTGCCCGACCTGAACGGCGACGCCAGGCAATTCAGCGAATGGGACGGCGACCTGGTGGTGCTGAACTTCTGGGCGACCTGGTGCCCGCCGTGCCTGCGGGAGATGCCGCTGTTCCAGGACCGCTATGCGCAATATGCCGACGACGGCTTCACGATCGTAGCCGTGGCGATCGACGGGGTCGACGAGACCCGGAATTTCGCCGGCGCACACGCGATCGAGTTCCCGATCCTGGTGGGGCAGGCCGAGGCCATGGCGGCAAGCAGCGACTACGGCAACCGGATGGGGGTTCTGCCCTACAGCGTGGTCATCGACCGTAACGGTGTGGTACGCGAGACCCACCGCGGCGAGGTGACCCGGGCCGAACTGGATCGCTGGCTCCGGGCCTATCTCTGA
- the cutA gene encoding divalent-cation tolerance protein CutA has protein sequence MTMPDSPTTARTDCLLVITTVDDRTLADDLAQELVEQRLAACVHILGAGRSVYRWQEEVEDAEEHTLLIKTSAPSYDSLQDWLAQRHPYETPELIALPITQGLPDYLDWIRQCTR, from the coding sequence ATGACGATGCCGGACAGCCCCACAACCGCGCGCACCGACTGCCTGCTGGTGATCACCACCGTGGACGACCGCACACTGGCGGACGATCTTGCGCAGGAACTGGTGGAACAACGACTTGCCGCCTGCGTCCATATACTGGGCGCGGGTCGTTCGGTGTATCGCTGGCAGGAGGAGGTAGAGGACGCCGAGGAGCACACGCTGCTGATCAAGACGTCGGCGCCGAGCTATGACAGCCTGCAGGACTGGCTCGCGCAACGCCACCCGTACGAAACGCCCGAACTCATTGCCCTGCCGATTACGCAGGGGCTGCCCGACTATCTCGACTGGATTCGACAATGCACCCGATGA
- the accC gene encoding acetyl-CoA carboxylase biotin carboxylase subunit — protein MLEKILIANRGEIALRVLRACREMGIATVAAHSEADRDLKHVRLADETVCIGPAASSESYLNIPAIISAAEVTDAGAIHPGYGFLSENADFAERVESSGFAFIGPRAETIRLMGDKVSAKNAMLAAGVPCVPGSDGALGEDPEENVRMAREIGYPVIVKASGGGGGRGMRVVHTEGALLNSIALTRNEARQAFGNDTLYMEKYLEHPRHVEFQMLADTHGNAVCLGERDCSMQRRHQKVIEEAPAPGITPEMRDSMSQRLIRACLEIGYRGAGTFEFLFENGQFYFIEMNTRLQVEHPVTEEITGVDLVREQIRVAAGEALSIDQSDIRIHGHAIECRINAEDPVHFLPSPGTVTQYHAPGGPGIRVDTHLYNGYKVPPYYDSMIAKLIAYGPTRDIAIARMRGALGEIVIDGIRTNIPLHIDLMNDANFRKGGANIHYLEKKLKAGP, from the coding sequence ATGCTGGAAAAGATCCTGATCGCAAACCGTGGCGAGATCGCCCTCAGGGTGCTGCGTGCCTGCCGCGAGATGGGCATTGCCACCGTCGCTGCCCACTCGGAGGCCGACCGTGACCTCAAGCACGTACGCCTGGCCGACGAGACCGTCTGTATCGGACCCGCCGCGTCCAGCGAGAGCTACCTGAACATCCCGGCGATCATCTCCGCGGCCGAGGTCACCGATGCCGGGGCGATTCACCCGGGCTACGGTTTCCTGTCCGAGAACGCCGATTTTGCCGAGCGGGTGGAATCCAGCGGCTTCGCATTCATCGGGCCACGGGCCGAGACGATCCGCCTGATGGGCGACAAGGTGTCGGCGAAGAACGCGATGCTTGCGGCCGGCGTCCCCTGCGTGCCCGGATCCGACGGCGCGCTGGGCGAGGATCCGGAGGAGAACGTCCGGATGGCACGCGAGATCGGCTACCCGGTGATCGTGAAGGCGTCCGGCGGCGGCGGGGGCCGCGGGATGCGGGTGGTGCATACCGAGGGCGCGCTGCTGAACTCGATCGCGCTGACCCGCAACGAGGCGCGCCAGGCCTTCGGCAACGACACCCTGTACATGGAGAAATACCTGGAACACCCCCGTCACGTCGAATTCCAGATGCTCGCCGACACCCACGGCAACGCGGTGTGCCTGGGCGAGCGCGACTGTTCGATGCAACGCCGCCACCAGAAGGTGATCGAAGAGGCGCCGGCCCCCGGGATCACGCCGGAGATGCGCGATTCGATGAGCCAGCGCCTGATCCGCGCCTGCCTGGAGATCGGCTACCGCGGCGCGGGTACCTTCGAGTTCCTGTTCGAGAACGGTCAGTTCTATTTCATCGAGATGAACACGCGCCTGCAGGTCGAACATCCGGTCACCGAAGAGATCACCGGGGTGGACCTGGTCCGCGAGCAGATCCGGGTCGCGGCCGGCGAAGCGCTGTCGATCGATCAATCCGACATCCGGATACACGGCCATGCGATTGAATGCCGGATCAACGCCGAGGATCCGGTGCATTTCCTGCCCAGCCCCGGGACGGTGACCCAGTACCACGCACCCGGCGGGCCGGGCATCCGGGTGGACACGCATCTGTACAACGGCTACAAGGTGCCGCCGTATTACGACTCGATGATCGCGAAGCTGATCGCCTACGGGCCCACACGGGATATCGCGATCGCGCGCATGCGCGGGGCCCTCGGGGAGATCGTGATCGATGGCATCCGGACGAACATTCCGCTGCACATCGACCTGATGAACGACGCGAATTTCCGCAAGGGCGGGGCCAACATCCATTACCTCGAGAAGAAACTGAAGGCCGGGCCATGA
- a CDS encoding efflux RND transporter periplasmic adaptor subunit, with protein MGNCRPLLLAAGLLGAGIVSAIASAAAEELPARIDWGQRYTVSSPVAGVVREIAVQPGDRVEAAQLLFSLDTRRLQADARAAEAERERLRLELAEADREVERAEELYDRTLIAVRELELARIERSMAAASLARTEAQLQKTRVDIGDSRIEAPAAGRILSVTVTIGEAVSPALAPPVLATLGTTDPMRAVTTVDADTAAGLEPGQPARIDIGGERFSGTVGAVGWEPEDVGFGTGYRVDVHFSPPDSLRLRAGQSGKVRIGNAE; from the coding sequence ATGGGCAACTGCCGACCCTTACTTCTTGCCGCCGGCCTGCTGGGTGCCGGAATCGTCTCGGCGATCGCTTCGGCAGCCGCTGAGGAACTTCCGGCCCGGATCGACTGGGGCCAGCGTTATACCGTGTCGTCCCCGGTCGCCGGCGTGGTGCGCGAGATCGCCGTGCAGCCGGGTGATCGCGTCGAGGCGGCTCAACTGCTGTTCTCGCTGGACACGCGGCGTCTGCAAGCAGACGCCCGCGCAGCCGAAGCCGAGCGCGAGCGCCTGCGCCTGGAACTGGCCGAGGCCGACCGCGAGGTTGAACGCGCCGAGGAACTCTACGACCGCACGCTGATCGCGGTACGCGAGCTGGAACTGGCGCGAATCGAACGTTCGATGGCGGCGGCAAGCCTGGCGCGGACCGAGGCACAGCTGCAGAAAACCCGGGTCGACATCGGCGACAGCCGCATCGAAGCTCCGGCCGCAGGGCGAATCCTATCGGTGACGGTCACCATCGGTGAGGCGGTCAGCCCCGCCCTGGCACCGCCGGTGCTGGCGACCCTCGGCACCACCGATCCGATGCGCGCGGTCACCACGGTGGACGCCGACACCGCCGCCGGACTTGAGCCCGGACAGCCCGCCCGGATCGACATCGGCGGCGAACGGTTCTCCGGAACCGTGGGGGCCGTCGGCTGGGAGCCCGAGGACGTCGGCTTCGGCACGGGCTACCGGGTCGATGTCCACTTTTCGCCGCCGGACTCCCTGCGGCTGCGCGCGGGGCAGAGTGGCAAGGTCCGCATCGGGAACGCGGAATGA
- the dsbD gene encoding protein-disulfide reductase DsbD codes for MHPMTFRRWFAALLLLSLALVPALASALFEDDLLDPDDAFALQAEAIDGDLLRLTWTIADGYYMYREQFRFTPESEGLEFGGARIPDGTVKEDEFFGRVETYRDRIEIELPVVAAASKGIELTARSQGCADIGVCYPPHFQTVSLNLPELPAAQPAAPAGNGRNALDALARLSGGFNDEDELLEPEVAFAASARAISQNAVVLRFDIAEGYYLYRDKLGFRIAEGEGIELGPVNPPDGTLIVDEFFGETEIYRDSVEILVPVLRSADDVAEIVLAVDYQGCADLGVCYPPLTQDVTVAFAAGLADEAEELPATGTVPPAADDPGPVTEQDRIAAQLADGRIWLVALAFFGFGLLLTFTPCVFPMIPILSNIIIGQKNLTTRKAFFISLAFVLAMALTYTLAGVFAGLAGANLQAAFQNPWIIGGFVLVFIALALSMFGFYELQMPSGVQSRLTNISNRQQGGTLVGAAIMGFLAALIVGPCVTAPLVGALLYISQTGDAVLGGIALFALSMGMGAPLLAIGTSAGKILPKAGPWMDTVKAVFGVGLLAMGVWLLERVIPGEVALLLWATLFIVTAIYMGALQTLPEGASGWHSLWKGLGLVLLLYGVILMLGAFTGGKDMFRPLAELRAPAALVGTNGAPRVAQMEFGEVDSLADVEREVAEAAGRNQPVFLDFYADWCVDCVRMERTTFRDPRVIQAMSEVHLLKADVTANTTEHRDLMRAFNLFGPPAMIFYDHDGEELRHRRVVGYLNAERFLAHVEQSIGARP; via the coding sequence ATGCACCCGATGACTTTCAGGCGCTGGTTCGCCGCCCTTCTACTTCTCTCCCTGGCGCTGGTCCCGGCCCTTGCGTCGGCACTGTTCGAGGACGACCTGCTGGATCCGGACGATGCCTTCGCGCTGCAGGCGGAGGCGATCGACGGCGACCTGCTGCGCCTGACCTGGACCATTGCCGACGGCTATTACATGTACCGGGAGCAGTTCCGGTTCACGCCCGAGAGTGAGGGGCTGGAGTTCGGCGGGGCGCGGATTCCGGACGGCACGGTGAAGGAAGACGAATTCTTCGGCCGCGTCGAGACCTACCGTGACCGGATCGAAATCGAGCTTCCGGTCGTGGCCGCCGCCAGCAAGGGCATCGAGCTGACCGCGCGTTCCCAGGGCTGCGCCGACATTGGCGTCTGCTATCCCCCGCATTTCCAGACGGTCAGCCTGAACCTGCCCGAGCTGCCCGCTGCCCAGCCGGCAGCCCCGGCCGGAAACGGCCGCAACGCGCTCGACGCACTCGCCCGGCTCTCCGGCGGCTTCAACGACGAGGACGAACTGCTCGAACCCGAGGTCGCGTTCGCCGCCAGCGCCCGGGCGATCAGCCAGAATGCCGTGGTGCTGCGGTTCGACATCGCCGAGGGCTATTACCTGTACCGCGACAAGCTCGGCTTCCGGATCGCCGAGGGCGAGGGCATCGAACTGGGTCCGGTGAATCCCCCGGACGGCACGCTGATCGTCGACGAATTCTTCGGCGAGACCGAGATCTACCGTGACTCGGTCGAGATCCTGGTGCCGGTGCTGCGCAGCGCCGACGATGTCGCTGAGATCGTGTTGGCGGTCGACTACCAGGGTTGCGCGGATCTCGGCGTCTGCTACCCGCCGCTGACCCAGGACGTGACCGTCGCGTTCGCCGCAGGCCTGGCGGACGAGGCGGAGGAACTGCCCGCGACCGGCACCGTGCCCCCTGCAGCGGACGATCCCGGGCCGGTCACCGAGCAGGACCGTATCGCCGCCCAGCTCGCCGATGGCCGCATCTGGCTGGTCGCGCTGGCGTTCTTCGGCTTCGGCCTGCTGCTGACCTTCACCCCCTGCGTGTTCCCGATGATCCCGATCCTGTCGAACATCATCATCGGGCAGAAGAACCTGACCACGCGCAAGGCCTTCTTCATCTCGCTCGCGTTCGTGCTGGCGATGGCCCTGACCTACACTCTTGCCGGGGTTTTTGCCGGTCTGGCCGGCGCGAACCTGCAGGCGGCATTCCAGAACCCGTGGATCATCGGCGGCTTCGTGCTCGTATTCATCGCACTCGCGCTGTCGATGTTCGGGTTCTACGAGCTACAGATGCCGTCGGGCGTCCAGAGCCGGTTGACGAACATCAGCAACCGCCAGCAGGGCGGCACGCTGGTCGGCGCGGCAATCATGGGCTTCCTGGCGGCTCTGATCGTCGGACCCTGCGTGACCGCACCGCTGGTCGGCGCGCTGCTCTACATCAGCCAGACCGGCGACGCCGTGCTGGGCGGCATCGCGCTGTTCGCGCTCAGCATGGGCATGGGTGCGCCGCTGCTCGCGATCGGCACCTCGGCCGGCAAGATCCTGCCGAAAGCCGGCCCGTGGATGGACACGGTGAAGGCCGTGTTCGGGGTCGGCCTGCTGGCGATGGGCGTCTGGCTGCTCGAGCGGGTGATTCCCGGCGAGGTCGCACTGCTGCTCTGGGCGACGCTGTTCATCGTGACGGCGATCTACATGGGAGCCCTGCAGACGTTGCCCGAAGGCGCCTCCGGCTGGCACAGCCTGTGGAAGGGCCTGGGCCTGGTGCTGCTGCTCTACGGCGTGATCCTGATGCTCGGCGCATTCACTGGCGGCAAGGACATGTTCCGCCCGCTGGCCGAGCTGCGGGCGCCCGCGGCGCTGGTCGGAACGAACGGCGCGCCGAGGGTGGCACAGATGGAATTCGGGGAGGTGGACAGTCTTGCCGACGTCGAACGCGAGGTGGCCGAGGCGGCCGGGCGCAATCAGCCGGTGTTCCTCGATTTCTACGCCGACTGGTGCGTGGACTGCGTGCGCATGGAACGCACCACGTTCCGGGATCCGCGCGTGATCCAGGCGATGAGCGAGGTGCATCTGCTGAAGGCCGATGTCACCGCCAACACCACCGAACACCGCGACCTGATGCGCGCGTTCAACCTGTTCGGCCCACCGGCGATGATCTTCTACGATCACGACGGTGAAGAACTCCGCCACCGGCGCGTGGTCGGCTATCTGAACGCGGAGCGTTTCCTGGCGCACGTCGAACAGAGCATCGGAGCACGCCCATGA
- a CDS encoding thioredoxin family protein, producing MTRIITAFFRFALLALPLAPFALLAASDPRDPGEHFFQPTFGDFQEELDEARADGKKAVLIFFEMDDCPFCHRMKQQVLNQPEVQDYYREHFAIFSVDVEGDIEIIDFQGNTHRQADFAFRENRVRATPVFQFYNLEGEPIARFTGATRDTREFLQLGEFVAEGHYRQMNFTRFKREAR from the coding sequence ATGACCCGCATCATCACCGCCTTTTTCAGATTCGCACTGCTGGCGCTGCCCCTGGCGCCATTCGCGCTGCTCGCTGCGTCGGACCCGCGGGATCCCGGCGAGCACTTCTTCCAGCCGACCTTTGGCGATTTCCAGGAGGAGCTGGACGAAGCCCGGGCCGACGGCAAGAAAGCCGTTCTGATCTTCTTCGAGATGGACGACTGCCCGTTCTGCCATCGAATGAAGCAGCAGGTGCTGAACCAGCCGGAGGTGCAGGATTACTACCGCGAGCATTTCGCGATCTTCAGCGTCGATGTCGAGGGGGACATCGAGATCATCGATTTCCAGGGCAACACCCACCGTCAGGCGGACTTCGCGTTCCGGGAGAACCGTGTGCGTGCCACCCCGGTGTTTCAGTTCTACAACCTCGAGGGCGAGCCGATTGCCCGCTTCACTGGCGCGACGCGCGACACCCGCGAATTTCTCCAGTTGGGTGAATTCGTGGCCGAAGGCCACTACCGACAGATGAACTTCACGCGCTTCAAGCGCGAAGCCCGCTAG
- the dusB gene encoding tRNA dihydrouridine synthase DusB yields the protein MQLGTHRFPGPVVFLAPMAGVSDRPFRQLCRRLGASGAVSEMVTSDTRLWDTAKTRHRLDHRGEPAPRIVQLLGNEPDRLAQAARENVARGADIIDLNLGCPAKKVCRKAAGSALLADEDLVERLLQALTAAVTVPVTLKMRLGIDRDHLTATRIARIAERAGVAMLTVHGRTRACGYRGEVDYRAIAAVVDAVGIPVLANGDITTVEHATAVLRQTGAAGLMIGRGAQGRPWLPGRIRAALDGRPVPPPPGREALGRLIEEHVAALHRQYGQDQGVRIARKHIGWYLLHNRPEIDRRPLLELADAGEQLAAIRTMFGRSAGPRTVPPAPGDDDVSIVTGD from the coding sequence ATCCAGCTCGGAACGCACCGGTTTCCCGGTCCCGTGGTTTTCCTGGCCCCGATGGCGGGGGTCAGTGACCGGCCCTTCCGGCAGCTCTGCCGCCGCCTCGGGGCGAGTGGCGCCGTGTCCGAGATGGTGACCTCGGACACGCGGCTCTGGGACACTGCGAAGACACGGCATCGGCTGGATCACCGGGGCGAGCCCGCCCCCCGGATCGTGCAACTGCTGGGCAACGAGCCGGACCGACTGGCGCAGGCGGCCCGCGAGAACGTTGCCCGCGGAGCCGACATCATCGACCTAAACCTCGGCTGCCCGGCGAAGAAAGTGTGCCGGAAAGCGGCGGGCTCGGCCCTGCTGGCCGATGAGGACTTGGTCGAACGGCTGTTGCAGGCCCTGACCGCCGCCGTGACAGTGCCGGTGACGCTGAAGATGCGGCTCGGCATCGACCGCGATCATCTGACCGCGACGCGCATCGCGCGCATCGCCGAACGCGCCGGCGTCGCGATGCTTACGGTACACGGACGCACCCGCGCCTGTGGTTACCGGGGGGAGGTCGACTACCGGGCGATCGCCGCGGTGGTCGACGCGGTCGGGATCCCGGTGCTCGCGAACGGCGACATCACCACGGTGGAACACGCAACCGCCGTGCTCCGGCAAACCGGCGCGGCCGGGCTGATGATCGGACGCGGGGCGCAGGGACGGCCCTGGCTGCCCGGCCGGATCCGGGCTGCGCTGGACGGCCGGCCCGTGCCTCCCCCCCCGGGTCGCGAGGCCCTGGGCCGGCTGATCGAGGAACACGTAGCGGCCCTGCATCGCCAGTACGGGCAGGATCAGGGGGTGCGTATCGCACGCAAGCACATAGGCTGGTATCTTCTGCACAACCGCCCGGAGATCGACCGACGCCCGCTGCTCGAACTGGCCGACGCCGGTGAGCAGCTCGCCGCCATCCGCACGATGTTCGGCCGGTCGGCGGGGCCCCGCACGGTGCCGCCCGCCCCGGGGGACGACGACGTTTCGATCGTCACCGGGGACTGA
- a CDS encoding TolC family protein — protein sequence MPIRDLLRPALAGALVAFSAIATAGAGEPDPLPQPLRLEAALAAIDAEHPTLLRARALRDRAEQALEGERSRGDLKIDAHLEARWIDPNDHAPDDGRDDSRALVTARKLLSDFGQTRGRVAAGEREVDARVAHEAIAHARHRLRVMERYFDVLLADLAFARDTEAMASAFVTLERARDRNELGQVSDIDLFELESEYQTARGQRLRALQAQRRTRAALAETLNRPGQAPAQVLGPMLPLVLPELPDLDSLLAAVDTQSPELVARRTEIEAARHRANAARAMNRPRLSAEVQAGAWAREFGGDRNPVAASLILEIPLYQGRERSAALGQATAERHLAEADLAHAMIEARDATRDLFYEIEALLVQREEALARMDYRELYIDRARALYDMEETADLGDSMVQQSAAAHFNAATEYALALAFERLSLLLGDRSLSPFPPDS from the coding sequence ATGCCGATACGGGATCTTCTTCGGCCTGCGCTGGCCGGCGCCCTGGTCGCGTTCAGCGCCATTGCGACCGCCGGCGCAGGCGAACCCGACCCGCTGCCCCAACCCCTGCGGCTGGAGGCGGCACTGGCGGCCATCGATGCCGAACACCCGACCCTGCTGCGCGCCCGCGCGCTGCGCGACCGCGCAGAGCAGGCGCTGGAGGGTGAACGCTCGCGCGGCGACCTGAAGATCGACGCGCACCTGGAGGCGCGCTGGATCGACCCCAACGACCACGCGCCCGACGACGGCCGCGACGATTCACGCGCACTAGTGACTGCGCGCAAGCTGCTGAGCGACTTCGGGCAGACCCGCGGCCGCGTGGCCGCTGGCGAACGCGAGGTGGACGCGCGCGTCGCCCACGAGGCGATCGCCCACGCCCGGCACCGGTTGAGGGTGATGGAGCGTTACTTCGACGTACTCCTGGCCGACCTGGCGTTTGCCCGCGATACCGAGGCCATGGCGTCGGCCTTCGTGACCCTGGAGCGCGCCCGCGACCGCAACGAGTTGGGGCAGGTTTCCGACATCGACCTGTTCGAGCTTGAGTCCGAATATCAAACCGCCCGCGGTCAGCGCCTGCGGGCCCTGCAGGCCCAGCGCCGCACCCGTGCCGCACTGGCCGAGACACTGAACCGGCCTGGCCAGGCCCCGGCCCAGGTGCTGGGTCCAATGTTGCCCCTGGTTCTCCCCGAACTCCCGGATCTGGACAGCCTGCTCGCCGCAGTGGATACACAGAGCCCGGAATTGGTGGCCCGCAGAACCGAGATCGAAGCCGCGCGGCACCGAGCCAACGCCGCGCGCGCGATGAACCGACCGCGCCTGAGCGCGGAGGTCCAGGCCGGCGCCTGGGCGCGGGAGTTCGGCGGCGACCGCAACCCGGTGGCGGCGAGCCTGATCCTGGAGATCCCCTTGTACCAGGGCCGCGAGCGCAGCGCAGCGCTGGGCCAGGCGACCGCGGAGCGGCACCTGGCCGAGGCCGACCTGGCCCATGCGATGATCGAGGCCCGCGACGCGACACGCGATCTCTTCTACGAGATCGAGGCGCTGCTGGTACAACGGGAAGAGGCGCTCGCACGGATGGACTACCGGGAACTCTACATCGACCGCGCCCGCGCACTCTACGACATGGAAGAAACCGCCGACCTCGGCGATTCGATGGTGCAGCAAAGCGCCGCCGCCCATTTCAACGCCGCCACCGAATATGCGCTGGCGCTGGCCTTCGAACGGCTTTCGCTGCTGCTCGGCGACCGTTCGCTGAGCCCGTTTCCACCCGATTCCTAG
- the prmA gene encoding 50S ribosomal protein L11 methyltransferase: MSLTELELETSPENAEGLEDRLFALGAQSVELFDAGDEPLFEPPPGTHPLWSSVRLRALFRDPLQAEIARAALQAQDSTPGAAPVGTQLSALDDRDWVRAGLAGLTRIHSGGPLWIVPSWETPPDVPNGVYVHLDPGLAFGTGSHPTTAMCLAALAAVPPAGQTVLDYGCGSGILAIASLKLGATSALGVDIDPQALQATRLNAARNGIDEPRLPTATPDRDPPAAAFDLVLANILAGPLIELAPTLARAARPGARLLLAGLLDRQAEPVMAAYRDAFDIAIGDRRDDWVLLVGQRR; the protein is encoded by the coding sequence ATGAGTCTGACCGAACTGGAACTCGAGACCAGCCCCGAAAATGCGGAAGGCCTCGAGGATCGGCTGTTCGCCCTCGGGGCGCAGAGCGTCGAATTGTTCGACGCCGGAGACGAACCGCTGTTCGAACCACCGCCCGGCACCCACCCGCTGTGGTCGTCGGTCCGGCTTCGGGCCCTCTTCCGGGATCCGCTGCAGGCGGAGATCGCCCGCGCCGCCCTCCAGGCCCAGGATTCGACGCCGGGCGCGGCGCCGGTGGGCACGCAGCTGTCGGCGCTCGATGACCGCGACTGGGTGCGCGCAGGGCTGGCCGGCCTGACCCGGATCCACAGTGGCGGCCCGTTGTGGATCGTACCGTCGTGGGAGACGCCGCCCGACGTCCCGAATGGCGTCTACGTGCATCTGGATCCAGGGCTTGCGTTCGGCACCGGCAGCCACCCGACCACCGCGATGTGCCTGGCGGCACTCGCGGCAGTTCCGCCAGCCGGCCAGACCGTGCTCGACTACGGCTGCGGTTCGGGAATCCTGGCGATCGCGTCGCTGAAGCTGGGCGCGACCTCCGCACTCGGCGTCGACATCGACCCGCAGGCGCTTCAGGCAACACGCCTGAACGCGGCACGCAATGGAATCGACGAGCCACGACTGCCGACCGCAACGCCGGACCGGGATCCGCCGGCCGCCGCGTTCGACCTGGTACTGGCCAATATCCTGGCCGGCCCATTGATTGAGCTCGCCCCGACACTCGCCCGCGCTGCCCGCCCGGGCGCCCGGCTACTGCTGGCCGGGCTGCTCGACCGGCAGGCCGAGCCGGTGATGGCGGCATACCGCGATGCCTTCGACATCGCCATCGGAGACCGACGCGATGACTGGGTCCTGCTGGTCGGCCAGCGCCGCTGA
- the accB gene encoding acetyl-CoA carboxylase biotin carboxyl carrier protein, which yields MDIRKVKKLIDLLDESGIHEIEIHEGEESVRITRSAPNAQTFMAPPMPAAQAASAPAPATSPPPAAETPEPEPSGHRVTAPMVGTFYRAPSPGARPFVEVGTTVAIGDTLCIIEAMKMLNPIEADKAGTIRDVLVENGHPVEYGQPLFIIE from the coding sequence ATGGACATTCGCAAGGTCAAGAAGCTGATCGACCTGCTCGACGAAAGCGGGATCCACGAGATCGAGATTCACGAAGGCGAGGAATCGGTGCGCATCACCCGCTCGGCTCCCAACGCCCAGACTTTCATGGCGCCACCGATGCCGGCCGCGCAGGCCGCATCCGCCCCGGCTCCCGCCACGTCCCCTCCTCCCGCCGCGGAAACGCCGGAGCCGGAGCCGAGCGGCCACCGGGTGACCGCGCCGATGGTAGGCACGTTCTACCGGGCGCCAAGCCCGGGTGCACGCCCGTTCGTCGAGGTGGGCACCACCGTGGCGATCGGGGACACCCTGTGCATCATCGAGGCCATGAAGATGCTCAACCCGATCGAGGCGGACAAGGCGGGAACGATTCGCGACGTGCTCGTCGAGAACGGGCATCCGGTCGAATACGGCCAGCCGCTCTTCATCATCGAGTAG
- a CDS encoding DUF3426 domain-containing protein: MVARLAGLLAGLALIALLFAQFLVHERNRLGPHPELRALGDRICSHLPCTDAVWRVPGAVRIEGLQFQPQGPNVLRVDLELVNTLEQPQPWPLLEMALSDRHGRVLAQGRWRPKEFLDVTAVPDLAPHERRSLRLEVRGSPQRPEGVMVWPL; the protein is encoded by the coding sequence ATGGTCGCCCGCCTGGCGGGGCTGCTGGCGGGTCTAGCACTGATCGCTCTGCTGTTCGCCCAGTTCCTGGTGCACGAACGGAACCGCCTGGGTCCGCACCCCGAACTCCGCGCCCTGGGCGACCGGATCTGCAGCCACCTGCCCTGCACCGACGCCGTCTGGCGAGTTCCCGGGGCGGTGCGCATCGAGGGGCTGCAGTTCCAGCCGCAGGGGCCGAACGTGCTGCGGGTCGACCTGGAACTGGTCAATACCTTGGAGCAGCCCCAGCCCTGGCCGCTGCTGGAGATGGCGCTGTCCGATCGCCATGGCCGGGTGCTCGCCCAGGGTCGCTGGCGCCCGAAGGAGTTTCTTGACGTGACTGCAGTCCCCGACCTCGCCCCACACGAACGCCGCTCCCTGCGGCTCGAGGTCCGGGGCAGCCCTCAACGCCCCGAAGGCGTGATGGTCTGGCCCCTGTGA
- a CDS encoding FxsA family protein — protein sequence MVHPLLPLFLFLGAILLEIFGFAWVGGAVGALSTVALVVITAVIGLWIFRLQGVAHWQRMQGMLQRGELPARDLLEGWLLMLAAVLLLVPGFFSDAAGFLLLVPPLRTRVATWLLGRRGVWVAAARRAGPDAGDTIEGEYRRRQDDDTERLDDHRDR from the coding sequence ATGGTGCACCCACTGCTGCCGCTGTTTCTGTTCCTCGGTGCGATTCTGCTCGAGATCTTCGGTTTCGCCTGGGTTGGCGGGGCCGTCGGTGCCCTGTCCACGGTCGCGCTGGTGGTGATCACCGCGGTGATCGGCCTGTGGATCTTCCGCCTTCAGGGGGTCGCGCACTGGCAGAGAATGCAGGGGATGCTGCAGCGCGGAGAACTCCCCGCACGCGACCTGCTCGAGGGCTGGCTGCTGATGCTGGCCGCGGTGCTGCTGCTCGTGCCGGGATTCTTCTCCGATGCCGCGGGTTTCCTGCTGCTGGTGCCGCCGTTGCGTACCAGGGTCGCGACCTGGCTGCTTGGTCGGCGCGGGGTCTGGGTCGCGGCTGCGCGGCGTGCCGGCCCCGATGCGGGCGATACCATCGAGGGCGAGTACCGCCGCCGGCAGGACGACGACACCGAACGGCTCGACGACCACCGCGACCGGTAG